A window of Solanum stenotomum isolate F172 chromosome 9, ASM1918654v1, whole genome shotgun sequence genomic DNA:
TATTATACTTATATAGTCCCCTATAATATGTGTGGAAGCAGTAGAAAATGGCCATCTTTAAAAGGTAAGTACCCCGTGCTCTTTTAGTATGCCATTTGGATCATTTGTAACAAGCCAACCAAGTCTCCAACCAGGGACAATCCACATCTTTGATATGGATCCGAGAGTAATAACAGGGGCAATCGATCCAAAGACTCCCATAGGCACAAATGGTctacttccaaaagtgagatgAGCATAAACTTCATCAGAAATAACTAAAATTCCAAGTTTTCTTGCCGTCTCTGCCACCTGATAGAAATTAAACCACCTCTTTATATTCATAATAATGAGTTAGGATATCAATATACTAcaacaaaaaaggaagtacacaCACATACCTTCTTCAAGTGTTGGTCTGTGTAGACATTGCCACAAGGATTCCCAGGATTAATAATGACTATAGCCACAGTATTTTCATCGGCCAAAGACTCAACCTCATTAAGGTCCACCTCCCACTCCTTGTCCGGGAGAAGATTAAAGTGGCGCATTTCGATATGGGTAAATGCAGCCCTAGCTTCATAAAAAAGGAATCCAGGAGTGGGAAGTAGAATATTTGTGTTTGGGCGTGCAAGAGCACTCAAAAGTACTTCAATTGCTTGAATACATCCACTTGTCAAGTAAATATCATCCGGGGACAACTTGTATGGGAGATCTTGAGAAAGGTATTCTGCTACCGCCCTTTTCAGAGaacaaaattaaatgaatttGACGATCATGAAACATGTCTCCAACATTAACTTTACACTAAATAAAGCTGGGGAGCTAGAGCCTTGGTTACGAGTTTGGCAGAACCACTAGCTTTGGCCTTTATCCTAAATTTAAGTTGAGAAATCCAATATGTATACATAACTTACTCCGAACTCAGTAAGCTATAGTTTCTAGAATCCAAAAcccataaactcaaaattttgaatCCGTCTCTTCACAATTAAACAGATTACACTGACTGAGGTACACATTTGATCAAACACCTCCAAATGAGAAACACTAATATGCAATCAGTGGCATAGACACCTAAACCAAGTgatatcaaaaatcaaattcttgCAACGATCACAGATTTCAAAATCTttacaaaatcaattaaaacattaaaattaacaTTGTTCGACTAAAATTTTGAGCAAGCAAGGCTAGTAATATGCTACCTTCTAGCAGGAAGGATACCGACAGTGGGCGAATAACAGTTAAATTTAGCAGAGCGAACAGCATCGACAATAGCATCTTCGGCGATTGGTGTAGTCCGGAAACAGGGGAAAGCAGAAGGATCGGCAAGGCAGAGAGGGATAACCGGTCGGGTATCAGCAGTGTTGAGGCAAGACCTCAACTTGTCAAGGACAATTCTTATGGTGAGATTTGGTGCACTCTCTAACTTCTCAGTCTCCTTAAAGTTCCATATTTTCCTTGTTGTAGTAGTACCGTTCTCCATACTGATGACTATGAATTCGCAGATATGGAGTTGAAGAAGCAAAGGAGGTAGAAACAGAAAGATAAGCTCGTGTATCTCACGAGGCACCGTACAAGTGATTTTCGCCCTCTTAACAATAAATAGGCGTGTATGTATTCCaagggaaaataatttttttttttttttatgacaaaggAAACCCGCGgtcgctaccctttgggtgcgcacagggtaaaacccccgctgcTATGCTAttgctcgcaaaccacataggagaggtaacccgcactaggcaagcctggtgcgacgagctcaacccagaaggcaaaccccttgctttcgctggcaaggggtttcgaacttgagacctccaacatggaaatcccaagctcaaaccattgggccaccccgaagggttccaagggaaaataatttttttttttgaagagaaaaatatttagatataatctggacaaatattataatatcatATTCGAATCGCCACTNTCTTAACAATAAATAGGGGTGTATGTATTCCaagggaaaatattttttttttttgaagagaaaaatatttagatataatctggacaaatattataatatcatATTCGAACCGCCACGCTTTGACACGAACCCGAACCTCTATCACATACCCAACATTTTTTCTGAAGTTGACGAAAATAAgttcatttgaaaaatatttaagtcaaccaaatatgagaaaactgaaaaatatattttcctttcttatACCAAACACATAAACTAGTTTTTTTCTAGACTTTGAATTATAGACATCTTTGtcctaataaaaaatatagaacaTTCCAAGAGTTTGTAGAGAATTAGGACGTGAATTTATAGAAACATAGTTACAAGGCAAAGAATGGATAATCTAGAACTTCTAGAATGAAgtagttagttaattaatccTCCGTCATCAGGCAAGTGGTTCATTTGAGTTATGAGTTCCCAAGTAAGTATCAAATTTGAAATGTATTAAGTGAGAAATAATAGAGAATAAACGAAGTTAGTAGCGTATGAATGCAAAAGAAATTGAGTATAAGACCGAAGATGTAGTAATAATATAAAAGTTTACGCTGTGAGCAACCAATGGTGCCCAACAATATTAAACAATCTGCACATTTCACAAACACTTGTTCTAGCTTAGCTAATTAAAGGCTATCTTACAAATACATTCACTAGTAATGGTGCATTATTGATATTCAGTAGCAGGAGTTTGGAAGATATTCCCCAGAATGATATTGTCTGTGATAATCCAGAAGTGGATACCATTCAGAATAACATATTACATTCCTCTGATGACTCGAGGAAATTGTTGAAAATCTAGCTAACTTATGCATGAGCTATTGTAACACCGAGGGTCAACGAGTAGTTGAAGCAATTGCCAATCTGTAAAGCAGAGATATCCACCAATAttgtttttaaagttatttgaaTTCAATGGAAAGATGAGCAGGAAATTGTTTCAATTTTTGAGTACTCTAACTCAAGATTGTAGGTTGTCTCTTGACAAACCAGGATCATAGGTCATAGGAAGAAACATCTGATTTCATCTTGCAACGTCTCATAACTAGATACATAGCAGGGGACCGTAACAGATATCAAGCTTGTTTCTCAGACAGTAGCTTATTGTTTTTTAGCATGCCTTTGGTAGAAAGCATTTAGTCTCTGGAAGCCATCTTCCAAATATGATGGCTCACATGCAAAGGTTATCCTGAGCCAATTCTTGAGTCCCACAGCAACACCTACACAAGGCATTATTGTCAGATTCTATATAACACAGCATCCCACCAGTTCGAGTTATTCATGTACTTGCTCTTTCGAGTGAGAGTCTACTTTCTTGCAGCAAAGTAATGCACCAACTCGAAAAGTACACAAATTTCACATCCATATAACAATATGGTTACAACTTACATCTATGGAGTctaataaaatttgataaatttctGCCTTGCATCAGTTTTTATGGATCGAACTGAACTATATATCAGCAGAAGTGATCACTAGCATGGCAGATCCTATATGTACGGATGATTTCTATTTGTCCTTCAGGAACTTTCTGAATTCGACGTAATTGAAGACTGGTTTGGCGcaataaaacaatcaaataacaTTATGACCTGTGAATACGAAAGCTCTAACAACTAAACACGTATGAGAAATATTCTAAGACGtcgaaaaatataaaggaaTTTGAAAAGATAGTCCTCCAAGAAAGGGACATTTGTTCAAGTAAGAAAATCTGTCTACTGTTTTCGACAGAGTTTGATTAGCTTTCTAAGagatttgttttcttttacCTGGTAAAATTAACATAGATTCTTCCCTAGCCAGCTTCGCGCAAAAGTCCAGGTCATCTTCAATGTCTTCTAGAAGATTCAAATGAAGTTGAACCTACAAGAGGGAAAAGACCTATATTAGACTGTTGATTACATCTTCTAACTAATTAAGCTTCCATTTTTCTCATACCATCACAAACATAGATCCTTGAGGTTTACTTGGGCAAGTGATGCAAGGAATATCCTTGATTCTTTCATAACAGATATCTGCATCTTCTCTTAGCATATTTACTATTTTAGAGAAGAAATCGTCTTTTGTTTCCTGAAGGATCTGAGGAATTGCCCCCTGTCGAAGTAAGAACAAAATGAAACTAGATACATTGGTAAGGGATGTGGAAAATTACACCTACACTACTAAGTTCTTAGTTTACATAATACAAAGAGCTGCTAGAccaaaacaaaattcaattatAAAGAGCGAACCTGAATAAACGTTGCAggatcagaagatatattgagaTATCCCATGATGGAATCTATGACCTGAAAATAAGAAAACACAAGATGACAACATACAGATCATTTCGCTAGAAAATAATCTTATCCTCCTTTTAAAGAATGCTAGTCAGTCTCAATCAAAGATTTTACATGACACGTGTAACAAAACCGCCTATGACATACTTTCGGTGTTCCACATTTCTTTAATATACGGTGAAGTGCTCTTCAACACCTAAATTTGGCTTTATAAGTGAatgctaaattattttttccacaAAAATAAACATGTGGAAGCAGTAGAGAATGTACCCCATGTTCTTTAAGTATGCCGTTTGGATCATTTGTAACAAGCCAACCAAGTCGCCAGCCTGGGACAATCCACCTCTTTGATATGGATCCAAGTGTAATAACAGGAGCAATAGATCCAAAGATTCCCATGGGCACAAATGGTTTACTTCCAAAAGCGAGATGAGCATAAACTTCATCAGAAATAACTAAAATTCCAAGCTTCCTTGCCATCTCTGCCACCTGATAGAAATTGAAACAactctttatatttataatgaCTTAGGATATCAATATCATAACGAAAAAGAGGAAGTACACATACCTTCTTCAAGTGTTGTTCTGAATAGACATTGCCA
This region includes:
- the LOC125875915 gene encoding tyrosine aminotransferase-like; translated protein: MENGTTTSRRTWNFKENEKLVSVSDLTVRSVLNKLRCCIDPADTRPVIPLGHGDPSAFPCFRTTPIAEDAVSDAVRSAKFNCYSSTVGILPARRAVAEYLSQDLPYKLSPDDIYLTIGCGQAIEILLNALARPNANILLPTPGFPYYEAWGGFTQMEMRHFNLLPEKEWEVDLNAVESLADENTVAMVIINPGNPCGNVYSEQHLKKVAEMARKLGILVISDEVYAHLAFGSKPFVPMGIFGSIAPVITLGSISKRWIVPGWRLGWLVTNDPNGILKEHGVIDSIMGYLNISSDPATFIQGAIPQILQETKDDFFSKIVNMLREDADICYERIKDIPCITCPSKPQGSMFVMVQLHLNLLEDIEDDLDFCAKLAREESMLILPGVAVGLKNWLRITFACEPSYLEDGFQRLNAFYQRHAKKQ
- the LOC125875916 gene encoding tyrosine aminotransferase-like: MENGTTTTRKIWNFKETEKLESAPNLTIRIVLDKLRSCLNTADTRPVIPLCLADPSAFPCFRTTPIAEDAIVDAVRSAKFNCYSPTVGILPARRAVAEYLSQDLPYKLSPDDIYLTSGCIQAIEVLLSALARPNTNILLPTPGFLFYEARAAFTHIEMRHFNLLPDKEWEVDLNEVESLADENTVAIVIINPGNPCGNVYTDQHLKKVAETARKLGILVISDEVYAHLTFGSRPFVPMGVFGSIAPVITLGSISKMWIVPGWRLGWLVTNDPNGILKEHGVIDSITGYLNISSDPATFFQGAIPQILKNTKDDFFSKIVNMLREDADFCYERIKDIPCITCPSKPQGSMFVMVQLHLNLLEDIEDDLDFCAKLAREESMIILPGVVVGLKNWLRITFACEPSYLEDGFQRLNAFYKRHAKKQ